A window of Halobacillus naozhouensis genomic DNA:
AGAGAATCTGATTACGGGTGTGGAGTATGAAGGCTGGGAACGACCCCTTCTAGCTGCCTCTATTATAGGTGGGGGATATGTTAAGCTGGCGGGGAAAGGGGCTAAGGGTGTTAGTAGTGTTGTTAAGAATGGCGATGAGGTTGTAGAAGCTGTTAGTAAAAGGCTAGGTCAGCTTTCTAATAATTTATACAGAGGAGATAGTTTATTACATTCTCCTGCAAGAGCAAATGGTGTTGGAAAGCCATTCATATCAGAGTCAGGTAATTTAGTGCCTGCTAATAGTAGTGGAATCTATAAAGGTAGACAAGTTACTGTCACTGAACATATTTTAGGTGGTTACAGACGAGGGGCAAAATCAAATAGTCCTTACACTAGTTTTACCATTAATAAAGGTACAGTAGAAAATTACGGTGATAATTTGATTGAGCTAGATATTTCTTTGTTAAGAAAGGCTATTAAATCAGGTGAGGTAAAAGATATTGCAATCTTATCACCAAAGCAAATAAACAAAATAATAGAAAGGGACAATTCATCGCAATTTTGGAAAAAAAGGGCATTAGCTTGGACCAATAGAGATAATGAATATTTAGTTAAAGGAGAAGTACCTAGCAAGTTTATAAAAATTTCTCCTAAGGAGTGAGTAATTTGTTTTTATATTTTAAAACTGAAAGTCTGGGTGAAATAAAAAATATTAAGCTTGAAGGCATGTGGATGTATGGTTCACTCAACCCGAATGAAAGTATGCAAAAATATAAAGGATTTTTAGAAGCTCTTGTGAATGAAGAGAATGATTTTCAAGAAGACAAATATTGTGAGGATTTGTTGGAAGATAAAAATTGGTTTATCGTGGACAAACAACAAAATAAAAGAGGAATCTACCTGCCAGCAGTTTACGAAGATGGAGAGATTAATTGGAGATGGAGGTAACTATTTTTAAGTTGAGGATTAAGGGGAACTTTTTTTTACTTTAACCATATTGAAAAAATTTAAAATTTATTGACAACTTAGAATTTATCAATTACACTTGAATTGTTTCGAATACGTATTCTAAAGAATTTTATAGCTTTATTCTAAAGGTTAAAGAATGGAATTTAGCTGGAGTTGAAAGGAACTTAATCGAATGAGAATCACGGTTCACGACATAGCACGTGTCGCCAATGTATCACAGGCTACGGTTTCAAAAGTACTCAATAATTATTCAGGGGTAAAAGAGTCAACTCGAAAAAAGGTCTCTGAGGCTATAGAAGAGCTGAAATTCACCCCGGATTCTGTGGCCAGAAGCATGGTCACCAACAAAACAAATACATTAGGATTAATCGTGGGTGATATTTCAAACCCATTTTTTGCTGAATCAGCTAAGATCATCATAGGGAAAGCGCAGGAACAGGGGTATGATGTAATTATCAGTAACACGGATCATGATGATGAGAATTTAGAAAATGCCATTCAAACTCTGATTTCTAAGCGTGTTGATGGAATCATCATTTCTTCTATTAGTCGTACAAGTATAAGAATAAAGAAATTGCATGATGCCGGATTTCCTGTTGTTTTGTACAACAGTAGGGTAGAAAGCGACTCATCGAATTCCGTAGTCTTGGATAACTATAAAGGGGCAGTATTGGCTGTTGATCATTTGGTTGAATTAGGACATGAAAGTATCGCGTTTATCGCTGGGCCTACGAAGTATTTGACCACTTATGAACGATACGCTGGCTATGAGGCAGCTTTAAAAAATCGTGGATTGGTACTAAATAAGGAACATGTTTATGATGGTGAATATGATTATGAGAAGGTTTACGATTTTTCCTACAATCTGTTAAGCGATCCTGACAGGCCGACTAGTTTCTTTGCGACGTCAGACCAGATGGCTCTTGCAGTAATGGATGCTGCAGCAAGTAGAAATATTAAGATACCGGATGAACTCTCTGTGGTTGGTTTTGACAATATGAATATCTCTGCAAACCAATATATTGGCCTGACGACAATTTCACAGCAAAAAGAAAATATGGCTGAACTTGCTTTAAAGAAACTCATTAATTTAATAGTAAAAAAAGATCCACATCCTGTATCTGCTGAATTGACTTTGGAACCAGAGTTAATTGTACGTAAAACAACATCTACTCCTAACAAAATAATTCTTGAAAGGAGGGGATACAATGGTACCTGAGCAATTATTTGATCTTACTGGTAAAGTAGCCATTGTGACAGGCGCAAGCAAAGGGATAGGGAAAGATGTGGCAAGACTCTTAGCACAGGCGGGGGCTAGTATTGCTCTAGTGGCGAGAAATAAAAGTGAGTTGGAGAAGGTTGCAGCTGAGATTCACTTAATAGGGAGAAATGCGATAGTTGTTCCTTTTGATCTTACGGAAACAAGCAAAATACCGAAGATGGTGGAACGAATAAAAGATCACTTTGGTCACATCGATATCTTAATAAATAATGCAGGGCTGAATATTGCAAAAGATGCAGAAATGTTAACAGAAGAAGACTGGGATAAAGTGATGGACATAAATTTAAAAAGTGTTTTCTTTTTATGCAAGGAAGCAGGCCGTTTTATGAGAGAGCAAAAGCATGGGAAAATTATCAATATGTCCTCCCAGATGGCTTTTGTCGGTTATTATAAAAGAAGTGCCTACAGTGCTAGTAAAGGTGGCTTAACCCAATTAACAAAGTCTCTTGCAATCGAATGGGCACAGGAGAAGATTAATGTAAATGCAATAGCTCCAACTTTTATAGAAACAGAGATGACAAAATCTATGTTTGAAGATGAAGACTTCAGAGCTCAGGTTCTAAATCGGATTCCACTCGGAAGACTAGCTAAGACCGAGGATATATATGGGTCTGTACTTTATTTAGCATCAGATTCGTCGAATATGGTCACAGGTCATACAATATGCGTTGATGGTGGCTGGACTGTCTGGTAAATGACAGCTGAAATTTTTTTATAAAATAACGAATACGTATTCGATAAAATATTCGGAAGGGGAATGAAGATGAAAGCAAACAAACAAACGAATGTTACAAATGAAGAAATGGAAAGCAATTGGATTGTAAGATTCAATGATATGAAAGAAAGAGGAATCCCTTTGATGTTTATTGATAGCATCATTCCGGGTCATCAACGTGTAAACTATGCTGTGGTGGGAGATACAGCGAGTGAAAATCCAGAGTATAATCCAATCATTACTGAACCACATGGTTTCCAGATAGGCATGGTTAAAGCTCCTCCTGGAAACGGCCCTGCTTACCACACACACGATTATATTGAAGCTTTTTTACCTCTGACAGGAGATTGGCGCTTTTACTGGGGAAACAGTCCAGATGAAATTGAAGGAGAAACCGTTATCGGTCCATGGGATCTTATTTCTTTGCCGCCAAATCTTTATAGAGGATTTGAGAACATTAGTGATGAAGACGCGTGGTGCTTTGCAGTTTTGGAACAACACGAGGCATTCGATGGGAGAGATCCTTATTGGTCGCCACAAGTAATTAAGAAAGCTGCTGAACATGGCTTTAATGCAGATGAGAAAGGAAAAATGATCCCACCGGAAAACTTCAAAGAGTTAGAAAAACAAATGGGTGAGAAACTCCGTATGGGTAATAGGTAAGCGTTTACTTAAAAGGTGTGAATTTATGAACTCCATGCATAACACACGATATTAAAGGGGGATGACCTTGACACTTAACAATTTCTCGGATTTTAATATGCCAAAAGTAATTCGGTTTGGATCAGGTTCCTTCTGTACATTGCCTGATGAAGTCGAAAATTTTCATCCTAAGAAAGTAGCTATTATAAGTGATAAAGGCTTGGAGAAAGCTGGGTTGGTCAAAAGGGTGATAGACTCTATAACTCCATTGGGTGTTTCTATTGTTACATTTACAGATTTACAAGGCGAACCGACTTTTAAACTGGTTGGTGAAGTCGTAAACAAGATGAAAATGGAAGGCTGCGAACTGATTATCGGGATTGGTGGGGGAAGTGCATTGGATGTAGCAAAAGCCACTGCTGCCTTAATGGATAAAGACGACTTCCATCCCTATTTGAGCGGCGAATCTGTGATCGAGTTTAGAACGGTTCCTTGTATCTTACTCCCAACGACTTCTGGGACCGGCTCCGAAGTAACCATGAATGCGATATTCGGAGATGAAGAACAGGAAGTAAAGCGTGGTATAATCAGCTGCTTTTTATTACCCGACGTATCCATTGTCGATCCCGCGTTAACTTTATCATGCCCGGCTAGGGTAACGGCCGCATCTGGAGTGGATGCCTTTACTCATGCGATTGAATCTTATGTGGCTACGAATGCGACATTGTTAACGAAAATGTATGCAGAAAAAGCGATGAAATTATTTGCACCAAACATCCACCGTGCGGTTCATAATGGGAATAAAGATTTAGAAGCCAGGGACGGGATGAGTTGGGTCAGTTTATTAGGAGGTATTTCACTCGCTAATGCGGGCGTGGGTGCAGTGCATGCACTAGCCTACCCGTTGGGTGGTAAGTACAAGATCGAACATGGTGTCGCAAACGCTCTGCTTTTACCGTATGTTTTTGAAGTGACAGGAAAAACATGTTCAAAGGAAATGGTCCAAATAGCAAGATTTCTGCAGCTGGGTGATTATGACGAGTGTCCACATAAAGCAGTGGGAGAGGTAGTGAATTTTTTATATGAATTATTAGGACAGTTAGATCTCCCGAGTTCTCTTTCGGATCTAGGTGTTGAAGAAGAATCATTGCCTTTGTTGGCTGACCAAGCCTCAAAGGTTGATCGACTATTATCAAATACTCCGTATACTTTGTCCAGGGACAAGATCCTTGATATTTATCAAAATGCTTATCATGGTTCACTACTCATGAATAATAGGGGCGTAAGGTAATGTTAAAAGATTCTAAAACAAAACTGTATGTTAACGGTAAGTGGCAAGAAGGAAATTCCTATTATGATCTAAAGTCTCCATACAGTGGTGAAATAATTGCTAGAGTCCCACTTGCTACCCCGGAGGAAGTTGAAGAAGCTTTGGCAAGTGCGGACCGCGGAAAAGAAGTAATTAAAAAAATGACTTCCCTTGAGCGGGCTAAAATACTTGAAAAAGCGTCTCATATCTTTGAACAAAGATTGGAAGAATGTGCAGAAATACTGACCCAGGAGAATGCAAAACCTATTAAAGCAGCAAAAGGAGAAATTCTCCGAACGATCGAAACGTACAGATTCGCAGCAGAGGAAGCCAAAAGAATTCACGGAGAAACGATACCAATGGATGCAGCAGTTTCCGGGAGAGGGTGGTTTGCTTATACTCGAAGGGAGCCACTGGGGGTCATAGCTGCCATTACACCTTTTAACTTCCCGTTTAACCTCGTTGCACATAAATTGGGGCCAGCTATTGCTGCAGGGAACTCAGTCGTTTTGAAACCTGCCAATCAGACTCCGCTCAGCGCATTATTAACAGCGGAAATTTTTGAAGAAGCTGGTTTGCCCCCTGGTGTTTTGAATGTAGTAACCGGACGTGGAAGTGTAATCGGGGATGTTCTTGTCAGAGATACCCGAGTAAAGATGGTTACTTTTACAGGGAGTTTAGAGGTAGGACTTAGTATAAATGCAAAGGCTGGTTTGAAGAAAGTTACGCTTGAACTTGGTTCAAACTCAGGTTTGATTGTTGACAGTACTTATGATTTAGATAGTGTGGTTTCCAGATGTATAGAAGGTTCATTTGCTTATGCAGGACAAGTTTGCATTTCGATACAGCGCATTTATGTTCAGCAAGATCTTTATGAAGAATTTGTTTCAAAATTTGTAGAACGTACAAAGAAACTGGTCATGGGGGATCCTAGAGAAGAGAACACAGACGTTTCTGCAATGATCCATATGGATGAAGCTACACGGATAGAAAAATGGGTAGAAGAAGCAATGAATTCAAATGCAGAAATTCTTAGTGGCGGAAAGCGAGAAGGAGCATTGTTTGAACCAACAATTATTACAAAGGGATCATCTGAACTATCCGTAAATTCCAAAGAAGCATTTGCACCAATAGTGACGATTAATCCTTATAATGAATGGGATGAAGCAATCGAAATGGTGAATGATTCATCTTATGGTTTGCAAGCTGGAGTGTTTACGAATTCAATGGATAAAGCCTTTGATGCTACTGATCGAATAGAAGTTGGCGGTGTAATGGTTAATGATATTCCTTCCTTTCGTGTTGATCAAATGCCGTATGGTGGGGTTAAAAACAGCGGTATGGGTAAGGAAGGTATAAAATACTCAGTAGAAGAAATGACAAACTTAAAAATGGTAGGGTTTAAAGTGAATCAATAGTATATCTGGAACTGGTAGTATTTGTCTACTGGTGAGCTGAATTGGTGTTTGTGAAAAGCAACTGAAAGGTTGGATAAGATGAGTAAGCCACCATTAATCCTGTTACCTGGAACCCTCTGCGATGAAAAGTTATGGGAGCATCAAGTTGAACATCTCTCTAGTTTAACTGATGTATCAGTCCATATGCTGACGGAAGATGATTCGATTGAAGATATGGCGCTTACAGTCCTAAAAAATGCGCCAGAACGTTTTTCGTTAGCAGGGCTATCTTTAGGAGGAATCGTAGCACTAGAAATCGTTAAGCGAGCACCAGACCGAGTAACAAGCCTCGCGCTACTTGATACAAATCCAAACCCACCACGGGCAGAGCAGATTGAAGCCTGGGGACAATTTATCGAAATGGCTAAAAATGGTCAATTTAAGCAAATTACGAAGAAGCATTTGTTGCCAGGACTGATTCGCCCTGAAAGCCAAACCAACAAAACACTTGTCTCGGAAATTTTGAAAATGGCAGACCAGGTGGGGGCAGACGCACTGATTCGTCAAATGCGAGCGCTTATAAATAAACCCGATGGTCGCACTGTACTGACTGAAATATCATGTCCAACACTTGTAATGGTTGGCCTTGAAGACACCGTATGCCCATTGGAGATGCATAAAGAATTAGCATCGGATATTC
This region includes:
- a CDS encoding iron-containing alcohol dehydrogenase translates to MTLNNFSDFNMPKVIRFGSGSFCTLPDEVENFHPKKVAIISDKGLEKAGLVKRVIDSITPLGVSIVTFTDLQGEPTFKLVGEVVNKMKMEGCELIIGIGGGSALDVAKATAALMDKDDFHPYLSGESVIEFRTVPCILLPTTSGTGSEVTMNAIFGDEEQEVKRGIISCFLLPDVSIVDPALTLSCPARVTAASGVDAFTHAIESYVATNATLLTKMYAEKAMKLFAPNIHRAVHNGNKDLEARDGMSWVSLLGGISLANAGVGAVHALAYPLGGKYKIEHGVANALLLPYVFEVTGKTCSKEMVQIARFLQLGDYDECPHKAVGEVVNFLYELLGQLDLPSSLSDLGVEEESLPLLADQASKVDRLLSNTPYTLSRDKILDIYQNAYHGSLLMNNRGVR
- a CDS encoding aldehyde dehydrogenase family protein, whose protein sequence is MLKDSKTKLYVNGKWQEGNSYYDLKSPYSGEIIARVPLATPEEVEEALASADRGKEVIKKMTSLERAKILEKASHIFEQRLEECAEILTQENAKPIKAAKGEILRTIETYRFAAEEAKRIHGETIPMDAAVSGRGWFAYTRREPLGVIAAITPFNFPFNLVAHKLGPAIAAGNSVVLKPANQTPLSALLTAEIFEEAGLPPGVLNVVTGRGSVIGDVLVRDTRVKMVTFTGSLEVGLSINAKAGLKKVTLELGSNSGLIVDSTYDLDSVVSRCIEGSFAYAGQVCISIQRIYVQQDLYEEFVSKFVERTKKLVMGDPREENTDVSAMIHMDEATRIEKWVEEAMNSNAEILSGGKREGALFEPTIITKGSSELSVNSKEAFAPIVTINPYNEWDEAIEMVNDSSYGLQAGVFTNSMDKAFDATDRIEVGGVMVNDIPSFRVDQMPYGGVKNSGMGKEGIKYSVEEMTNLKMVGFKVNQ
- a CDS encoding SDR family NAD(P)-dependent oxidoreductase, with amino-acid sequence MVPEQLFDLTGKVAIVTGASKGIGKDVARLLAQAGASIALVARNKSELEKVAAEIHLIGRNAIVVPFDLTETSKIPKMVERIKDHFGHIDILINNAGLNIAKDAEMLTEEDWDKVMDINLKSVFFLCKEAGRFMREQKHGKIINMSSQMAFVGYYKRSAYSASKGGLTQLTKSLAIEWAQEKINVNAIAPTFIETEMTKSMFEDEDFRAQVLNRIPLGRLAKTEDIYGSVLYLASDSSNMVTGHTICVDGGWTVW
- a CDS encoding alpha/beta fold hydrolase encodes the protein MSKPPLILLPGTLCDEKLWEHQVEHLSSLTDVSVHMLTEDDSIEDMALTVLKNAPERFSLAGLSLGGIVALEIVKRAPDRVTSLALLDTNPNPPRAEQIEAWGQFIEMAKNGQFKQITKKHLLPGLIRPESQTNKTLVSEILKMADQVGADALIRQMRALINKPDGRTVLTEISCPTLVMVGLEDTVCPLEMHKELASDIPSAKLVTIEQCGHLSSIEQPQAVSAVLQYWLQSS
- a CDS encoding LacI family DNA-binding transcriptional regulator, translated to MRITVHDIARVANVSQATVSKVLNNYSGVKESTRKKVSEAIEELKFTPDSVARSMVTNKTNTLGLIVGDISNPFFAESAKIIIGKAQEQGYDVIISNTDHDDENLENAIQTLISKRVDGIIISSISRTSIRIKKLHDAGFPVVLYNSRVESDSSNSVVLDNYKGAVLAVDHLVELGHESIAFIAGPTKYLTTYERYAGYEAALKNRGLVLNKEHVYDGEYDYEKVYDFSYNLLSDPDRPTSFFATSDQMALAVMDAAASRNIKIPDELSVVGFDNMNISANQYIGLTTISQQKENMAELALKKLINLIVKKDPHPVSAELTLEPELIVRKTTSTPNKIILERRGYNGT
- a CDS encoding cupin domain-containing protein, translating into MKANKQTNVTNEEMESNWIVRFNDMKERGIPLMFIDSIIPGHQRVNYAVVGDTASENPEYNPIITEPHGFQIGMVKAPPGNGPAYHTHDYIEAFLPLTGDWRFYWGNSPDEIEGETVIGPWDLISLPPNLYRGFENISDEDAWCFAVLEQHEAFDGRDPYWSPQVIKKAAEHGFNADEKGKMIPPENFKELEKQMGEKLRMGNR